Proteins encoded in a region of the Streptomyces sp. NBC_00310 genome:
- a CDS encoding winged helix-turn-helix transcriptional regulator, with translation MTTDAFLADCRARLAFDLLSNTWNAVVLWALRDGPRRPVELRERIGGISSKVLTETLRRLQFNGLVDRQADPDAPSRVEYQLTALGRTLLAPIDAVGAWAFEYGDEVMAAQEAACTPDAQSPRPTC, from the coding sequence GTGACGACCGACGCCTTCCTCGCCGACTGCCGCGCCCGCCTCGCCTTCGACCTGCTCTCCAACACCTGGAACGCCGTGGTGCTCTGGGCACTGCGCGACGGTCCCAGGCGCCCGGTCGAATTACGGGAGCGGATCGGGGGCATCAGTTCCAAGGTCCTCACCGAGACTCTGCGCCGGCTGCAGTTCAACGGCCTGGTCGACCGGCAGGCAGACCCCGACGCGCCATCACGGGTCGAGTACCAACTCACCGCTCTGGGACGGACCTTGCTGGCGCCCATCGACGCCGTCGGCGCATGGGCCTTCGAGTACGGCGATGAGGTTATGGCCGCCCAGGAAGCAGCATGCACTCCTGACGCGCAGTCCCCTCGTCCAACTTGCTAG
- a CDS encoding NADPH-dependent F420 reductase: MRIGVLGTGNMADALATHWVRAGHDVTIGGRDAHKAERLATRIGGSAKPGSLRAAAESGQVVLAALPFGAGVDVARDLHAALEGKVLLDCSNPVGPGFRLLTEGGTSAAQQLAAAAPGADVVKAFNLCHEDVWRMRPPVFDGRPLAVPVCGDDETALVRARELVRDVGCEPVAGGGLERAGLLEATAALFIALWVGEGADAQAIAPPLAYAAGPSHQEAEGGTAAFR, from the coding sequence ATGAGAATCGGCGTACTGGGCACGGGCAACATGGCCGACGCGCTCGCCACCCACTGGGTGCGGGCCGGGCACGACGTGACCATCGGGGGGCGGGACGCACACAAGGCGGAGCGGCTCGCGACGCGCATCGGAGGCAGCGCGAAGCCTGGCAGTCTGCGCGCGGCGGCCGAGTCCGGCCAGGTGGTGCTGGCCGCGCTGCCCTTCGGGGCGGGAGTAGACGTGGCACGGGACCTGCACGCGGCACTGGAGGGCAAGGTGCTGCTCGACTGCTCCAACCCGGTGGGGCCGGGCTTCCGGCTGCTGACGGAAGGAGGCACCTCAGCCGCGCAGCAACTGGCTGCGGCAGCACCGGGCGCCGACGTGGTCAAAGCTTTCAACCTCTGCCACGAGGACGTGTGGCGGATGCGGCCGCCTGTCTTCGATGGGCGACCACTGGCCGTTCCGGTCTGCGGGGACGACGAGACGGCTCTCGTGCGTGCACGCGAGTTGGTGCGGGACGTGGGCTGTGAACCCGTGGCTGGCGGCGGTCTCGAACGTGCGGGACTCCTGGAAGCGACCGCCGCGCTGTTCATCGCGCTGTGGGTCGGCGAAGGAGCGGATGCCCAGGCAATCGCCCCTCCGCTGGCATACGCGGCCGGACCGAGCCACCAGGAAGCGGAGGGCGGCACGGCTGCTTTCCGTTAG